The genomic window TGCCGATCTGGAACGCGGCCGAGGCCAGCTCGAAGTGATGGTACTTCGCGGTCGCCTCGTCGCGTTCGTGCTCGGCATGCTTGGCCTTCTCGGCGAGCTGCTCGGTGCCTTCGCCGGTCTCGGGCTCGGAGCGGTAGCGCTGCGCGGTCTTGGTCCAGTCGTCGACCTGTTTCTGCACCGTCGCCTTCATGGTGTCGTCGGTCGTGCCACCCAGCGTCAGCTTGCCCTGCTCGGCCGCGGTCGCCACCACGGTGCGGCGGATGCTCTTGGCCTGAAAGAACGCCCAGAGATTGGCGGCCTCGACGTTCTTGCTGATCGATTCGGTCTGGGCGCCCTTGCCGAGCGTCTCCGAGATCGCCAGGAACAGCGCCAGAACCGCGATCAGGAGCGCGATCTTCTTGTTCGAGCCGGACGCGTGTTCGGCGTGCTCGGCATGCTCCATGCTTTCATGTGCGCTCATATGTCCTCCTGCTCGGTTCCGCAACGATTGACCGAACCGCGTGCGCCGCGCAAGAGGCACGCGCGTTATGACATCAATGTGTCACCGCCGCGGATGTGCGCTCGCATAGACTTCGAGCAGCCGCTCGGAATCGATGCCGGTATAGACCTGCGTGGTCGAGAGCGAGGAATGGCCGAGCAGTTCCTGGATGGCGCGTAAGTCGCCGCCGCGCGAGAGCAGATGCGTGGCGAAGGAATGGCGGAGCGCGTGTGGGGTGGCGCTGTCGGGCAGGCCGAGCGCGCCGCGCAGCCGCTCCATCGCAAGCTGGATGATGCGCGGGCTCAAGGGCCCGCCGCGCGCGCCGACGAAGATCGGCCCCTCCGCCGGCAACGGATAGGGGCACATCGCAACGTACTCTTGCACGAGCTCGAGCACGTTTTGCAGCACCGGCACCATGCGGGTCTTGTTGCCTTTGCCTGTCACGACGAGCACGTCGCCCTCGCCCGGCCGCGGCACCTCGCGGCGCTTCAGGCCGAGCGCCTCGGAGATGCGCAGGCCCGAGCCATACAGCAGCGCCATCACCGCGGCATCGCGTGCCAGAATCCAGGTCTCGCGTTCCTCGCCGGCGCGCTCGTCGGCATCGGCAAGCCGTTTGGCCGACGCCATCGGCAGCGGCTTGGGCAGGCTTTTTGCGACTTTCGGCGCGCGGATCGCGGACAATGCGCCGACCTTGCCCTTGCCCTCGCGCTCCAAAAAACGTCCGAACGAGCGCAGGCCCGCCAGCGCGCGCATCAGCGAGCGGCCGGCAATGTCGTCGGCGCGGCGCATCGCCATGAAGGCGCGCACATCAGTGGCTTCCAGCGCGGCGAACCGTGCGAGCGTGACGCGCTCGCCCCAATGGGCGCAGAGAAAATCCAGGCATTGCCGCAAGTCGCGGCCATAGGCCTCCAGCGTCTTCGGCGACAGCCGCCGCTCGGCGCCGAGATGCGACAGCCAACGCGCCATCTCCTGCGCGATCGAGGGATCGGCGCTGGCAAGCTCGATAGGTGGGGCGGCCGCTTTGCTCATGCGCTCTGGACGTGGTGATTCCGCACAGTATATCGCATCACACTCGTTTATCGTTCGCTAAGGCCGGCCCGTGGCGCTAGCCTCGAGACCCCAGGTTCCGATTCTCAATCCATGGATCACACACCGCGCAGTCCCGCCTCCGCCAACGCGACCCGCATGATCGACGTGCTGGTGCCGGTCGCGCTCGACCAGACCTATTCCTACAAGGTGCCGCGCGGGATGGAGCTGAAGGCGGGTGATCTCGTCGGCGTGCCGCTCGGCCCGCGCGAGGTACTGGCCGTGGTCTGGGCTGAAAACGCCAATCCCGATCCGCGCCTGCACAACCGTCTCAAGGACGTCAGCGAGAAGCTCGACATCCCGCCGCTCAAGCCCGAGCTGCGCTCGGTCGTCGACTGGGTCGCCAATTACACGCTGAGCCCGCGCGGCATGGTGCTGCGCATGTGCCTGCGGATGGGCGAGAATCTCGGCCTCGAACGGGCGCGCCCCGGCGTGCGCCTGGTCGGTGATCCCCCGAAGCGGCTGACGCCGGCGCGGCAGCGGCTGATCGCGGTGCTGTCGGACCGGCTGCTGCACGGCAAGTCCGAGGCAGCCAAGGAGGCCGGCGTCTCGGCCGGCGTGATCGACGGCCTCGTCGACGAAGGCACGCTCACGGTCGAACCGATGCCGCCGCCTCCGCCGCCGCCCGCACCCGATCCGGATTTTGGCCGGCCGGATTTCACACCGCTCCAGCGCACTGCGGTCGACACGATGCGCGCGCTCGCCGCCAACGGCACCTTCCACGTCGCGCTGCTCGACGGCGTCACCGGCTCGGGCAAGACCCAGGTCTATTTCGAGGCGGTCGCGGAAGCCATTCGTCGCGGCAAGCAGTCGCTGATCCTGATGCCGGAGATCGCGCTCACCGGCCAGTTCCTCGACCGCTTCGCGCAGCGCTTTGGCGTGCGGCCGATCGAATGGCATTCGGAGCTGACGCCGCGCACCCGCGCGCGCAATTGGGCGGCGATCTCCGCAGGCAGTGCGCCGGTCGTGGTCGGCGCGCGCTCGGCGCTGTTTCTGCCTTACGCCAATCTCGGCCTCATCGTGGTCGATGAGGAGCACGATCAGGCCTACAAGCAGGACGACGGCGTACATTACCATGCCCGCGACATGGCCGTGGTGCGCGCGCATATCGCGAAAATTCCGGTCGTGCTGGCCTCCGCGACGCCGTCGGTCGAGTCCGAGGTCAATGCGCGCAAGAACCGCTATCAGCGCATCGCGCTGCCCTCGCGCTTCGGCGGCCAGCACATGCCGCATATCGAGGCGATCGATCTGCGCCGCGAGCCCCCCGCGCGCGGCCGCTTCATCTCGCCGCGGCTTGCGGGCGAGATCAAGACCGCGATCGAGCGGCGCGAGCAGGCGCTGTTGTTCCTCAATCGCCGCGGCTATGCGCCGCTGACGCTGTGCCGCGCCTGCGGCCATCGCTTCGCCTGCACCATCTGCGATGCGTGGCTGGTCGATCATCGCTTTCGTCAGCGCCTGGTCTGCCATCACTGCGGCTTCTCGATGCCGCGTTCGCACATCTGTCCGAACTGCTCGGCGGAGGAATCGCTTGTGGCGGTCGGGCCCGGCGTCGAGCGCTTGCAGGAGGAGGCGGCCGCGCTGTTCCCGGACGCGCGCACCATGGTGCTGTCGAGCGACCTCATCACCTCGATCGAGACGATGCGCAGCGAGCTCGCCGAAATCGCCGAGGGTCGTGTCGACATCATCATTGGCACGCAGCTCGTCGCCAAGGGCCACAACTTCCCGCGGCTCAATCTGGTCGGCGTGGTCGATGCAGATCTCGGCCTTAGCAATGGCGATCCGCGCGCGGCGGAACGCACCTGGCAATTGCTCAACCAGGTGATCGGCCGCGCCGGACGCGAGCAGGGCCGCGGCGTCGGCTATCTCCAGACCCACCAGCCCGATCATCCCGTGATGAAGGCGCTGATCGCCTGCGATCGCGAGGCCTTTTACGACAGCGAGATCGACCTGCGCGAACGCACGCTCTATCCGCCGTTCGGCCGGCTCGCGAGCCTGATCATCTCCGCGGGCGACCGCCCGAGCGCGGAAGGTTTCGGCCGCCGTCTGGTGGCGCTGGCGCCGCGCGACGAGCGCGTGGTGGTGCTGGGGCCTGCGGAAGCGCCGCTCGCCGTCATCAAGGGCCGCTACCGCTTTCGCATCCTGGTGAAATCGGCCCGCGGCTTCGATCTGTCGGACTATTTGCGCAACTGGCTCGCCGTCTGCCCGAAGCCGAAGGGCAATCTGAAGCTCGAGGTCGACGTCGATCCGCAGAGCTTTTTGTAGGGGCGCGCTCGCTCTTTCCACGTCATTGCGAGCCACCGGGTCCGCGCAACGCGCGGCCCCGGTGGCTCGCAATGACGGCGCCAACAAAAAAAGCCCGCGGTCCCCCAAGACCACGGGCTTGTTTCATGCGCGCATCAAACTGATGAAAACTGCGCGTGCGAGGCGCTTGGAGCGCGCCTTAGGAGACGACTTCCGCGGTGACGCGGCCGACGCCGGCGCCGGTGAGGCCGATGGCGCGGGCAGCGCCGGTGGAGAGGTCGAGCACGCGGCCGCGAATGAACGGGCCGCGGTCATTGATGGTGACGATGACACTCTGGCCGCCATGGGTGACGCGCAGCTTGGTGCCGAACGGCAGCGAGCGGTGCGCGGCGGTCAAGGCGTTCTGGTTGAAGCGCTGGCCCGAGGCGGTCCGGCTGCCGGACTCGTTGCCGTAATAGGAGGCCATGCCGGAGAAGCTGCGGCCCGTGCCCGACGACGGCGTCATCGCGGCGTTGGCGTTGCGCCAATCGGAGCTCGCGTTGGTATCGTTCTGGATGTGGTGGCGGTGATGGTGATGCCGGTGATGCCTGGATTTGGCGGAAGCTTCGGTGGCAGTTCCACCGATGACGAGAGTTGCGGCAACGAAAGCAATCGCCGTGCGCGGCCGGGTCACAAAGCCCAGCGTCTTCAAAGACAGCATATAGTGGTCCCTAAGCTAGTATTGCCACATATGTGGCTAGTGGAGCCCCCATCAGTTTGTGAGCGGGATCGCGTTTCCTTTCGCAATGCGGCGTGAATTGGGCAGTAAATCTGTTCTGTTTCGTCATGAAATATCTTGTTACCTGCCCGCGATATTCAGGCGATGTTCCGTAATCTTTTGCTTTAACAATTCATTAACCAGTCCAATACTTGCGAATACTGTAGAGTGAAGTCATCGCCGCCGGTGTTTAGAATTGGGTAAGTATTCCTCGAGTGGAACCGGCGTGGTGGGATTCACGTCTCTGCGATCTGTGTTCATGGCGGCTATGCGCTGAGGGCAGGAACCAATGCGCCCCGGCCGGCTGCAAGGCTCGCGGCAATTCCGTGGCGCGGCAGGTCCTCAACGTCATTTGCGGCGTGCGACGAACTGGCAACAGAACCCCATGCCTTTAATTTGGCGTCATGTTGCACCTGCGCGCCTGCTATGTTAGCAAAGCCGCGATTTTAACGGACCCGGCACCTCCCGTGTCGGCCGAAAATCGAAGTCCCGCTTGAATTCCAAGGGCTTGGATCGCTAGGCGCCGCTTCGTGGCGACGGTTTTTCCCTTGCGAGTTTGACAGCAAAAAGAGCGCGTCTGTGGCTGCAGAAGATACGTCCGTTTCAGGTGTGTCCGGCCGTTATGCAACGGCCTTGTTCGAACTGGCCCGCGACCAGAAAGTGGTCGACGAGGTCAAAGCCGATCTCGACAAATTCGATGCCTTGCTCAACGAAAGCGCCGATCTGAAGCGCCTCGTCCGCAGCCCGGTGTTCGCCGCAGACGCCCAGTCCAAGGCCCTGTCGGCCGTGCTGGCCAAGGCCGGCATCGCCGGTATCTCCGCCAATTTCCTGAAAGTGCTGACCGCCAACCGCCGCCTGTTCGCGGTGTCGGACGTCATCCGCGCCTACAGCGCCCTCGTCGCCAAGTTCAAGGGCGAGACGACGGCCGACGTCACCGTCGCGGAAGCGCTCTCGGACAAGAATCTCGACGCCCTCAAGGTTGCCCTGAAGTCGGTGACCGGTAAGGACGTCGCGCTGAACGTGAAAGTCGATCCCTCGATCATCGGTGGCCTCGTCGTCAAGCTGGGCAGCCGCATGGTGGATGGTTCGCTTCGCACCAAACTCAATTCGATCAAGCACGCGATGAAAGAGGCAGGCTGATGGACATCCGCGCCGCGGAAATTTCCGCGATCCTCAAGGACCAGATCAAGAATTTCGGCCAGGAAGCTGAAGTCTCCGAAGTCGGACAGGTGCTGTCCGTCGGCGACGGTATCGCTCGCGTCTATGGTCTGGACAACGTCCAGGCCGGTGAAATGGTCGAGTTCGAGAACGGCACCCGCGGCATGGCGCTGAACCTCGAAACCGACAACGTCGGTGTCGTTATTTTCGGTGCCGACCGCGAGATCAAGGAAGGCCAGACCGTCAAGCGCACCCGCGCCATCGTGGACGCGCCGGTCGGCAAGGGTCTGCTCGGCCGCGTCGTCGACGCGCTCGGCAATCCCATCGACGGCAAGGGTCCGATCCAGGCCGACAAGCGCATGCGCGTCGACGTCAAGGCGCCCGGCATCATTCCGCGCAAGTCGGTGAACGAGCCGATGGCGACCGGCCTCAAGGCGATCGACGCCCTGATCCCGATCGGCCGCGGCCAGCGCGAGCTGATCATCGGCGACCGCCAGACCGGCAAGACCGCGATCGCGCTCGACACCATCCTGAACCAGAAGCCGCTCAACGCGCAGCCCGACGAGAACATCAAGCTGTATTGCGTCTACGTCGCGGTCGGCCAGAAGCGTTCGACCGTCGCGCAATTCGTGAAGGTGCTGGAAGAGCAGGGCGCGCTCGAATACTCCATCGTCGTCGCCGCCACCGCCTCGGATCCGGCGCCGATGCAGTACATCGCGCCGTTCACCGGCTGCACCATGGGCGAGTACTTCCGCGACAACGGCATGCACGCGGTCATCATCTATGACGATCTGTCCAAGCAGGCCGTCGCCTACCGCCAGATGTCGCTGCTGCTGCGCCGCCCGCCGGGCCGCGAAGCCTATCCGGGCGATGTGTTCTATCTGCACTCCCGCCTGCTCGAGCGCGCGGCGAAGCTGAACAAGGACCAGGGCTCGGGCTCGCTGACCGCGCTGCCGGTCATCGAAACCCAGGCAAACGACGTGTCGGCCTACATCCCGACCAACGTCATCTCGATCACCGACGGCCAGATCTTCCTGGAAACCGACCTGTTCTTCCAGGGCATCCGTCCCGCGGTCAACGTCGGTCTGTCGGTGTCGCGCGTCGGCTCCTCGGCGCAGACCAAGGCCACCAAGAAGGTCGCCGGCAAGATCAAGGGCGAGCTGGCGCAGTACCGCGAAATGGCGGCGTTCGCGCAGTTCGGCTCCGACTTGGACGCCTCGACCCAGCGCCTGCTCAACCGCGGATCGCGCCTCACTGAGCTGCTCAAGCAGCCGCAGTTCGCGCCGCTGAAGATGGAAGAGCAGGTTTGCGTGATCTGGGCCGGCACCAACGGTTACCTCGATCCGCTCCCGCTTAACAAGATCAAGGCGTTCGAGGACGGTCTGTTGTCGCTGCTGCGCGGCAAGAACGTCGAGATCCTCAACTCGATCCGCGACACCCGCGACCTCAGCGATGACACTGCTGGCAAGCTGAAGTCGGTGGTCGAGGGCTTCGCGAAGACCTTCGCTTAAGAGTGCCCACTAGGGCCGGGCTAAAGCGCGAAGCGCGTCTTCGCATCTGATGTCCCGGCCATCCACGCGTCACCGCGTGGAGCGAGAAGACGTGGATGCCCGGGGCAAGCCCGGGCATGTCGACTGGGATAGGCTAGCGGCTTGATCGTAAGGGGTCGAACCGCCGGGGTGAACGAAGAATGGCGTCACTTAAAGACATGCGGGTGCGCATCGCCTCCACCAAGGCGACGCAAAAGATAACCAAGGCCATGCAGATGGTCGCGGCCTCCAAGCTGCGCCGCGCACAGACCGCCGCGGAAGCGGCGCGTCCCTACGCCGACAAGATGAGCGCGGTGATCGGTAACATCGCCAGCGCCGCCGCCGGTTCGCCCGGCGCGCCCAAGCTGCTTGCCGGCACCGGCAGGGACCAGGTTCACCTGCTGCTGGTCTGCACCGGCGAACGGGGCCTCTCGGGCGCCTTCAACTCCTCGATCGTGCGTCTCGCCCGCGAGCACGCGCAGTCGCTGATCGCGCAGGGCAAGGAAGTCAAACTCTTCTGCGTCGGCCGCAAGGGCTATGAGCAGCTCCGCCGCCTGTTCGAAAAGCAGATCGTCGAGCATCTCGACCTGCGCAGCGTTCGCCAGCTCGGCTTCGTCAATGCCGAGGACATCGCCAAGAAGGTGCTGGCCCGTTTCGATGCCGGTGAGTTCGACGTCTGCACGCTGTTCTATTCGCGTTTCAAGTCGGTGATCGCGCAGGTCCCGACCGCCCAGCAGATCATCCCGCTGGTGGTCGAGGAAGGCGCTGCCGCCAATACGACGGCTTACGAATACGAGCCGGAGGAGGACGAGATCCTCGCTCGCCTGTTGCCGCGCAATCTCGCGGTGCAGATCTTCCGTGCCCTGCTCGAGAACAACGCTTCGTTCTACGGTGCGCAGATGTCGGCGATGGACAACGCCACCCGCAACGCTGGCGAAATGATCCGCAAGCAGACGCTGGTCTACAACCGCACGCGTCAGGCCCAGATCACCAAGGAACTCATCGAAATCATCTCCGGCGCAGAAGCAGTCTGACCGGACACGAAATTCGGATCGAAGGAGACAGTAAATGGCTACAGCAGCCACCCAGATCGGTCGCGTCACCCAGGTCATGGGCGCCGTCGTCGACGTGCAGTTCGAAGGCCACCTGCCGGCCATTCTCAACTCGCTGGAGACCAAGAACGGCAACAACCGCCTGGTGCTCGAAGTCGCCCAGCACCTCGGCGAATCGACCGTCCGCACGATTGCGATGGACGCCACCGAAGGTCTGGTGCGCGGCCAGGAAGTGACCGACACCGGTCAGCCAATCTCGGTGCCCGTGGGTGACGGTACGCTGGGCCGCATCATGAACGTCATCGGCGAGCCGATCGACGAGGCCGGCCCGATCAAGTCGGAGGGCACTCGCGCCATCCACCAGGAAGCGCCGACCTATACCGACCAGTCGACCGAAGCTGAAATTCTCGTCACCGGCATCAAGGTCGTCGACCTGCTCGCGCCCTACGCCAAGGGCGGCAAGATCGGCCTGTTCGGCGGCGCCGGCGTCGGCAAGACCGTGCTGATTCAGGAACTGATCAACAACGTCGCCAAGGCGCACGGTGGTTACTCGGTGTTCGCCGGCGTCGGCGAGCGTACCCGCGAGGGCAACGACCTCTATCACGAGTTCATCGAGTCCAAGGTCAACGCCGATCCGCATAATCCGGATCCGAGCGTCAAGTCGAAGTGCGCGCTGGTGTTCGGCCAGATGAACGAGCCGCCGGGCGCCCGCGCCCGCGTCGGCCTCACCGGTCTGACCGTCGCCGAGCACTTCCGCGACCAGGGCCAGGACGTGCTGTTCTTCGTCGACAACATCTTCCGCTTCACCCAAGCCGGTTCCGAAGTGTCGGCGCTGCTCGGTCGTATTCCTTCGGCGGTGGGTTATCAGCCGACGCTCGCCACCGACATGGGCGCGCTGCAGGAGCGCATCACCACCACGCAGAAGGGCTCGATCACCTCGGTGCAGGCCATCTACGTGCCGGCCGACGACTTGACCGACCCGGCGCCCGCGACCTCGTTCGCGCACTTGGACGCCACGACCGTGCTGTCGCGCGCGATCTCGGAAAAGGGCATCTACCCCGCGGTGGACCCGCTTGACTCGACCTCGCGCATGCTCTCGCCGCTCGTCGTCGGCGAAGAGCACTACCAGACCGCCCGCATGGTCCAGCAGGTGCTCCAGCGCTACAAGTCGCTGCAGGACATCATCGCCATTCTCGGCATGGACGAGCTGTCGGAAGAGGACAAGCTGACGGTGGCGCGCGCCCGCAAGATCGAGCGCTTCCTGTCGCAGCCGTTCCACGTCGCCGAAGTCTTCACGGGATCGCCCGGCAAGTTCGTCGAGCTCGCGGACACCATCAAGGGCTTCCGCGGCCTCTGCGAAGGCAAGTATGACCACCTGCCGGAAGCTGCCTTCTACATGGTCGGCACCATCGAAGAAGCCGTCGAGAAGGGCAAGAAGCTGGCCGCTGAAGCAGCTTAAGAAGCGAATGGCGAATGGGGAGTAGCGAATAGTCCGCTGCTCCCAGTTCGCCACCCGCTATTCGCTACTCACCATTCGCAGGTTCTTCATGGCCACCTTCCACTTCGATCTCGTCTCTCCCGAAAAGCTCGCCTTCTCCGGCGAGGTCGATCAGGTCGATATTCCCGGCGCCGAGGGTGATTTCGGCGTGCTCGCCGGACACGCGCCGGTGGTGGCTGCGGTTCGTCCCGGCATCCTCACCATCACCACCGGCGGCACGCATCAGAAGATGATCGTGCTCGGCGGCCTCGCCGAAGTTTCGGAGAACCGTCTCACGGTGCTCGCTGACGTTGCCACCTCGATCCAGGAGATCGATCGCGCGCAGTTCGCCGAGACGATTGCCGAAATGGAAGCAAAGCTTGCCGAGAAGGAAGGCTCTGAGCTTGATCACGCCATCGAGCGGCTCGACCATTACAAGAGCATCCAGAACGTGATCGGCACCACGGCTATGCACTAAGCCCCGGGGCACCGCTCCGGGGCTCAAGCTCAAATTTCCTGAACAAGTTCAGCGCTCGTCACACCCGTGGCGGGCGCTGAAACTTTGTTGCACCGCGTCGCCGATAACGGCATTCTGCAGTCGCGAATTTGTTCCGGGGCTGGGCAGATGAAACGCAAGATCGCAGCGATTTTCGCAGCCGATATTGCCGGCTACTCGAGACTGGTCGCGGAAGACGAGGAGGAGACGCTGCGGCGTCTCGCCTCCTATCGCGAGGTCGTCGACGATTTCATCGCCAGGTCGGGCGGGCGCATCTTCAACACGGCGGGCGATGCCGTGCTCGCGGAATTTCCCAGCGCGGTCGACGCGGTGCGCTGCGCCATCGACATCCAGGAATCGTTGCGGACCCGCAACATGGCCTATCCGCCGAGCCGGCAGATGTCGTTCCGCATCGGCATCACC from Bradyrhizobium zhanjiangense includes these protein-coding regions:
- a CDS encoding DUF4337 domain-containing protein; protein product: MSAHESMEHAEHAEHASGSNKKIALLIAVLALFLAISETLGKGAQTESISKNVEAANLWAFFQAKSIRRTVVATAAEQGKLTLGGTTDDTMKATVQKQVDDWTKTAQRYRSEPETGEGTEQLAEKAKHAEHERDEATAKYHHFELASAAFQIGIVLASATIITGMFALAYVSGVLTIAGLIMTALGLWWPHLLHLH
- a CDS encoding tyrosine recombinase XerC, whose product is MSKAAAPPIELASADPSIAQEMARWLSHLGAERRLSPKTLEAYGRDLRQCLDFLCAHWGERVTLARFAALEATDVRAFMAMRRADDIAGRSLMRALAGLRSFGRFLEREGKGKVGALSAIRAPKVAKSLPKPLPMASAKRLADADERAGEERETWILARDAAVMALLYGSGLRISEALGLKRREVPRPGEGDVLVVTGKGNKTRMVPVLQNVLELVQEYVAMCPYPLPAEGPIFVGARGGPLSPRIIQLAMERLRGALGLPDSATPHALRHSFATHLLSRGGDLRAIQELLGHSSLSTTQVYTGIDSERLLEVYASAHPRR
- a CDS encoding primosomal protein N'; the encoded protein is MDHTPRSPASANATRMIDVLVPVALDQTYSYKVPRGMELKAGDLVGVPLGPREVLAVVWAENANPDPRLHNRLKDVSEKLDIPPLKPELRSVVDWVANYTLSPRGMVLRMCLRMGENLGLERARPGVRLVGDPPKRLTPARQRLIAVLSDRLLHGKSEAAKEAGVSAGVIDGLVDEGTLTVEPMPPPPPPPAPDPDFGRPDFTPLQRTAVDTMRALAANGTFHVALLDGVTGSGKTQVYFEAVAEAIRRGKQSLILMPEIALTGQFLDRFAQRFGVRPIEWHSELTPRTRARNWAAISAGSAPVVVGARSALFLPYANLGLIVVDEEHDQAYKQDDGVHYHARDMAVVRAHIAKIPVVLASATPSVESEVNARKNRYQRIALPSRFGGQHMPHIEAIDLRREPPARGRFISPRLAGEIKTAIERREQALLFLNRRGYAPLTLCRACGHRFACTICDAWLVDHRFRQRLVCHHCGFSMPRSHICPNCSAEESLVAVGPGVERLQEEAAALFPDARTMVLSSDLITSIETMRSELAEIAEGRVDIIIGTQLVAKGHNFPRLNLVGVVDADLGLSNGDPRAAERTWQLLNQVIGRAGREQGRGVGYLQTHQPDHPVMKALIACDREAFYDSEIDLRERTLYPPFGRLASLIISAGDRPSAEGFGRRLVALAPRDERVVVLGPAEAPLAVIKGRYRFRILVKSARGFDLSDYLRNWLAVCPKPKGNLKLEVDVDPQSFL
- a CDS encoding septal ring lytic transglycosylase RlpA family protein; the encoded protein is MLSLKTLGFVTRPRTAIAFVAATLVIGGTATEASAKSRHHRHHHHRHHIQNDTNASSDWRNANAAMTPSSGTGRSFSGMASYYGNESGSRTASGQRFNQNALTAAHRSLPFGTKLRVTHGGQSVIVTINDRGPFIRGRVLDLSTGAARAIGLTGAGVGRVTAEVVS
- a CDS encoding F0F1 ATP synthase subunit delta, encoding MAAEDTSVSGVSGRYATALFELARDQKVVDEVKADLDKFDALLNESADLKRLVRSPVFAADAQSKALSAVLAKAGIAGISANFLKVLTANRRLFAVSDVIRAYSALVAKFKGETTADVTVAEALSDKNLDALKVALKSVTGKDVALNVKVDPSIIGGLVVKLGSRMVDGSLRTKLNSIKHAMKEAG
- the atpA gene encoding F0F1 ATP synthase subunit alpha, with product MDIRAAEISAILKDQIKNFGQEAEVSEVGQVLSVGDGIARVYGLDNVQAGEMVEFENGTRGMALNLETDNVGVVIFGADREIKEGQTVKRTRAIVDAPVGKGLLGRVVDALGNPIDGKGPIQADKRMRVDVKAPGIIPRKSVNEPMATGLKAIDALIPIGRGQRELIIGDRQTGKTAIALDTILNQKPLNAQPDENIKLYCVYVAVGQKRSTVAQFVKVLEEQGALEYSIVVAATASDPAPMQYIAPFTGCTMGEYFRDNGMHAVIIYDDLSKQAVAYRQMSLLLRRPPGREAYPGDVFYLHSRLLERAAKLNKDQGSGSLTALPVIETQANDVSAYIPTNVISITDGQIFLETDLFFQGIRPAVNVGLSVSRVGSSAQTKATKKVAGKIKGELAQYREMAAFAQFGSDLDASTQRLLNRGSRLTELLKQPQFAPLKMEEQVCVIWAGTNGYLDPLPLNKIKAFEDGLLSLLRGKNVEILNSIRDTRDLSDDTAGKLKSVVEGFAKTFA
- a CDS encoding F0F1 ATP synthase subunit gamma codes for the protein MASLKDMRVRIASTKATQKITKAMQMVAASKLRRAQTAAEAARPYADKMSAVIGNIASAAAGSPGAPKLLAGTGRDQVHLLLVCTGERGLSGAFNSSIVRLAREHAQSLIAQGKEVKLFCVGRKGYEQLRRLFEKQIVEHLDLRSVRQLGFVNAEDIAKKVLARFDAGEFDVCTLFYSRFKSVIAQVPTAQQIIPLVVEEGAAANTTAYEYEPEEDEILARLLPRNLAVQIFRALLENNASFYGAQMSAMDNATRNAGEMIRKQTLVYNRTRQAQITKELIEIISGAEAV
- the atpD gene encoding F0F1 ATP synthase subunit beta encodes the protein MATAATQIGRVTQVMGAVVDVQFEGHLPAILNSLETKNGNNRLVLEVAQHLGESTVRTIAMDATEGLVRGQEVTDTGQPISVPVGDGTLGRIMNVIGEPIDEAGPIKSEGTRAIHQEAPTYTDQSTEAEILVTGIKVVDLLAPYAKGGKIGLFGGAGVGKTVLIQELINNVAKAHGGYSVFAGVGERTREGNDLYHEFIESKVNADPHNPDPSVKSKCALVFGQMNEPPGARARVGLTGLTVAEHFRDQGQDVLFFVDNIFRFTQAGSEVSALLGRIPSAVGYQPTLATDMGALQERITTTQKGSITSVQAIYVPADDLTDPAPATSFAHLDATTVLSRAISEKGIYPAVDPLDSTSRMLSPLVVGEEHYQTARMVQQVLQRYKSLQDIIAILGMDELSEEDKLTVARARKIERFLSQPFHVAEVFTGSPGKFVELADTIKGFRGLCEGKYDHLPEAAFYMVGTIEEAVEKGKKLAAEAA
- a CDS encoding F0F1 ATP synthase subunit epsilon, producing the protein MATFHFDLVSPEKLAFSGEVDQVDIPGAEGDFGVLAGHAPVVAAVRPGILTITTGGTHQKMIVLGGLAEVSENRLTVLADVATSIQEIDRAQFAETIAEMEAKLAEKEGSELDHAIERLDHYKSIQNVIGTTAMH